A part of Pectobacterium cacticida genomic DNA contains:
- the dauA gene encoding C4-dicarboxylic acid transporter DauA → MKTHGINGIRPFSALVDACWREKYTLHRFTQDIIAGVTVGIIAIPLAMALAIASGVPPQYGLYTSAIAGIVIAISGGSRYSVSGPTAAFVVILYPVSQQFGLSGLLVATLLSGVFLLLMGLCRFGRLIEYIPLSVTLGFTSGIAITIATMQIKDFFGLQMAVVPEHYAEKVVALAQSLPTMHLADTLIGATTLLVLIIWPKFGIRLPGHLPALLAGVAVMGIMSLLGEDVATIGSRFSYMLADGSHGQGIPPILPQLVLPWDIPSPDGKTMTLNWQSISALLPAAFSMAMLGAIESLLCAVVLDGMTGKKHNSNAELMGQGFGNILAPFFGGITATAAIARSAANVRAGATSPISAVVHALLVILALLILAPLLSYLPLAAMASLLLIVAWNMSEAHKVIDLLRHGPKDDIIVMLLCMSLTVLFDMVIAITVGIVLASLLFMRRIAQMTRLSELPDTQIPDHLVLRVNGPLFFAAAERIFSDLAVRSEGYQTIILQWDAVPMLDAGGLNAFLRFSETLPDGKQLIITDIPFQPLKTLARAKVHPIEGRLSFHSSLAQALDAATARSV, encoded by the coding sequence ATGAAAACGCACGGAATTAACGGCATCAGGCCGTTCAGCGCGCTGGTTGACGCGTGCTGGCGCGAGAAATATACGTTACATCGTTTTACCCAAGATATTATCGCAGGTGTGACCGTTGGCATTATCGCTATACCGCTGGCAATGGCGTTGGCGATTGCCAGCGGTGTTCCGCCGCAATACGGACTGTACACCTCGGCCATTGCCGGGATCGTCATCGCCATCAGCGGCGGTTCACGCTACAGCGTGTCGGGCCCAACCGCCGCCTTCGTCGTTATTTTGTATCCGGTATCGCAACAGTTTGGCTTATCTGGCCTGTTGGTTGCGACCTTACTTTCCGGTGTGTTTTTGTTACTGATGGGGCTGTGCCGTTTCGGCCGCCTGATTGAGTATATTCCGCTTTCCGTAACACTGGGATTCACATCAGGGATCGCCATTACCATCGCGACGATGCAAATCAAAGATTTTTTCGGCTTGCAGATGGCGGTGGTGCCCGAACATTACGCAGAAAAAGTGGTGGCGTTGGCGCAATCGCTGCCGACCATGCATCTTGCCGATACGCTAATTGGCGCCACGACGCTACTGGTTCTGATTATCTGGCCCAAATTCGGCATTCGTCTGCCGGGTCATTTGCCCGCGCTGCTGGCCGGCGTCGCAGTAATGGGGATCATGTCATTATTGGGTGAAGATGTTGCCACGATTGGTTCTCGATTCAGTTATATGTTGGCGGATGGTTCGCACGGGCAAGGCATCCCACCTATCCTCCCGCAGCTTGTTCTGCCGTGGGATATTCCGTCACCGGATGGGAAGACCATGACGCTGAATTGGCAAAGCATTTCCGCCCTGCTGCCAGCGGCATTTTCCATGGCGATGCTTGGCGCGATAGAATCTCTGTTGTGCGCGGTCGTATTGGACGGCATGACAGGCAAAAAACATAACTCCAACGCGGAGCTTATGGGCCAGGGGTTCGGGAATATCCTTGCGCCATTTTTTGGCGGTATTACCGCAACTGCCGCCATTGCCCGTTCCGCCGCCAATGTGCGGGCGGGCGCCACGTCGCCGATCTCCGCCGTGGTTCATGCGCTACTGGTGATACTGGCGTTGCTGATATTGGCGCCGTTACTGTCATATTTGCCGCTGGCGGCCATGGCCTCGCTGCTGTTGATCGTCGCCTGGAATATGAGCGAAGCGCATAAGGTAATAGATCTGCTACGTCACGGCCCGAAAGACGATATTATCGTGATGCTGCTCTGTATGTCGCTAACCGTGCTGTTCGATATGGTGATCGCGATTACCGTCGGTATTGTGTTGGCCTCTTTGCTCTTCATGCGGCGTATCGCGCAGATGACTCGCCTGAGCGAATTGCCGGACACCCAAATACCGGATCATTTGGTGCTACGCGTTAACGGCCCGCTGTTTTTCGCCGCGGCGGAACGCATCTTCAGCGATCTCGCCGTGCGTAGTGAAGGGTATCAGACGATTATTTTACAGTGGGATGCGGTGCCCATGCTGGATGCCGGTGGGCTCAATGCATTTTTGCGC
- the chaA gene encoding sodium-potassium/proton antiporter ChaA: protein MKSHTEVAKTRHHEYSLIFPVIALTVLSLWGSSHDFIAILGINALALAGILFSAFSVVRHADVLAHRLGEPYGSLILSLSVVILEVSLISALMATGDAGPDLMRDTLYSIIVIVTGGLVGFALLLGGHKFATQYVNLSGIKQYLMAIFPLAVIVLVFPSALPEGNFSVAQSLIVAAISAAMYVVFLLIQTRTHQSLFVYEHEDEGDDVHHGKPSAHSSLWHTGWLLVHLIAVIAVTKMNSMPLETLLTAMNAPTQFTGFLVALLILSPEGLGAIRAVLKNQVQRAMNLFFGSVLATISLTVPTVTIIAMLTGRTLNFGLDMPHIVVMLSVLVLCHITFSTGRTNVLSGSAHLALFAAYLITITL, encoded by the coding sequence ATGAAGTCCCATACTGAGGTGGCTAAAACGCGCCACCATGAATATTCACTCATTTTTCCTGTCATTGCCCTGACGGTGCTCTCCCTGTGGGGCAGTTCACACGATTTTATCGCTATTCTCGGTATTAATGCGCTTGCGTTGGCAGGGATACTTTTCAGCGCATTCAGCGTGGTGCGCCATGCTGACGTACTCGCTCACCGTCTGGGTGAGCCCTATGGTTCCTTGATTCTCAGTCTGTCCGTCGTCATTCTAGAGGTAAGTCTAATTTCCGCATTAATGGCCACCGGTGATGCTGGCCCGGATCTGATGCGCGATACGCTCTATTCTATTATTGTGATCGTGACGGGGGGGTTGGTCGGTTTTGCCCTCTTGCTCGGCGGTCATAAATTCGCCACACAGTATGTTAACCTCAGCGGCATCAAGCAGTACTTGATGGCGATCTTTCCGCTGGCGGTGATTGTCCTGGTTTTTCCCAGCGCCCTGCCTGAAGGTAATTTTAGCGTTGCGCAATCACTGATTGTCGCCGCGATTTCTGCGGCGATGTATGTTGTTTTCCTGCTGATTCAAACGCGCACGCATCAAAGCCTGTTTGTGTATGAACACGAAGACGAAGGCGATGATGTTCACCATGGAAAACCTTCCGCCCACAGTTCACTGTGGCATACCGGTTGGTTGTTGGTTCACCTGATTGCCGTTATCGCAGTCACCAAGATGAACTCCATGCCGCTGGAAACGCTATTGACCGCAATGAACGCGCCGACGCAATTTACCGGCTTCCTGGTCGCGTTATTAATCCTCTCGCCTGAGGGGCTGGGAGCAATCCGTGCCGTTTTGAAAAATCAGGTTCAGCGTGCCATGAATCTGTTTTTCGGCTCGGTATTGGCCACTATTTCACTGACGGTTCCCACTGTCACTATCATCGCTATGCTGACGGGCCGCACGCTGAATTTCGGCTTGGATATGCCGCACATTGTCGTGATGTTGTCTGTGCTCGTGCTGTGCCACATTACGTTTTCCACCGGGAGAACCAATGTGTTAAGCGGTAGCGCGCACCTGGCGCTCTTTGCCGCCTATTTAATCACCATCACGCTGTAA
- a CDS encoding siderophore-interacting protein gives MAMPRQPVLVQVKQIHDISPHLRCITFHHDAVSHFPAERYGAHIKLFLPQAGQQKPVLPAIGERGPLWPEGAARPIVRTYSIRALRPEEGELDIVFALHNHAGPAVTFARHARPGDWVGISQPGGPNPMLPPAAAYYLAADPSSLPALMALLENLPDDAQGHAVIRVDDEADKLNIDRPSGLQLHWIVGGTDATDKLLHFFQALPSLEQAFYWLAGEDRIVVQLRRHVRRERNIERNQMYAVPYWREGLNEEDYHHKRHDIMDNPD, from the coding sequence ATGGCAATGCCACGACAACCTGTTTTAGTCCAGGTTAAACAGATCCATGATATTTCGCCGCACTTACGCTGCATAACCTTTCATCATGATGCAGTAAGCCACTTTCCAGCCGAACGATATGGTGCACATATCAAGCTATTTCTACCGCAAGCTGGACAACAAAAACCGGTTTTACCGGCTATCGGTGAACGCGGGCCGCTTTGGCCAGAAGGCGCCGCACGCCCTATCGTTCGCACCTATAGTATCCGCGCACTACGCCCAGAAGAAGGCGAACTGGATATCGTCTTTGCTCTACATAACCACGCCGGACCTGCGGTGACCTTTGCGCGCCATGCCCGCCCCGGCGACTGGGTCGGTATTTCCCAACCCGGTGGCCCTAACCCGATGCTGCCGCCCGCGGCCGCTTATTATCTGGCCGCCGATCCGTCGTCGCTACCCGCGCTAATGGCGCTGTTAGAGAACCTCCCTGACGATGCACAAGGGCACGCGGTTATCCGCGTTGATGATGAAGCCGATAAGCTCAATATCGACAGGCCATCCGGGCTTCAGTTGCATTGGATCGTCGGCGGGACGGACGCTACCGATAAGCTGTTGCACTTTTTCCAGGCGCTTCCGTCGCTAGAACAGGCGTTTTACTGGCTGGCGGGTGAGGATCGTATTGTGGTTCAACTTCGTCGCCATGTACGCCGTGAACGTAACATAGAGCGAAATCAGATGTATGCAGTGCCTTATTGGCGAGAAGGGTTAAATGAAGAGGATTATCATCATAAACGCCACGATATTATGGATAACCCTGACTGA
- a CDS encoding gamma-glutamylcyclotransferase → MLTRDFLQKADCRTSFGCIEETLLLTPQQRAASLEKTLALRPNRCPIWVFGYGSLMWNPVFEAEETCLATLVGWQRAFSLRLTIGRGTVNQPGRMLALRPGGQTTGLAFRLPENSLHEDLELLWKREMLTGCYRPLWCEVQRQNGLPLTALVFVSEPEHPLSEHDIDSQHVAPLIARAHGPLGTNAQYLFALEQALEHHGAEDESISELAQQVRALQQSGSAAEGS, encoded by the coding sequence GTGTTAACACGTGATTTTTTACAGAAAGCCGATTGTAGAACATCCTTTGGATGTATTGAAGAAACCTTACTGCTTACGCCACAACAACGAGCCGCTTCACTGGAAAAGACGTTAGCGTTACGGCCAAATCGTTGTCCTATTTGGGTTTTTGGTTACGGGTCACTCATGTGGAATCCGGTTTTTGAGGCTGAAGAGACCTGTCTGGCAACGCTGGTGGGGTGGCAGCGCGCCTTTAGCCTGCGTCTCACGATTGGCCGAGGTACGGTTAATCAACCGGGGCGGATGCTGGCGTTACGACCTGGGGGGCAAACGACAGGGCTGGCTTTTCGTCTGCCGGAAAACTCATTGCATGAAGACCTGGAGTTGTTGTGGAAGCGCGAAATGTTAACGGGTTGCTATCGCCCACTTTGGTGCGAGGTGCAACGTCAGAACGGTCTGCCACTGACGGCGCTGGTGTTTGTTTCCGAACCGGAACACCCCCTCAGTGAGCATGACATCGATAGTCAGCACGTCGCCCCGTTGATTGCGCGGGCGCATGGGCCGCTGGGCACCAATGCACAATATTTGTTTGCCCTTGAGCAGGCGTTGGAACACCACGGCGCGGAAGATGAAAGTATTAGTGAGTTGGCTCAACAGGTTCGCGCCCTGCAACAGTCGGGTTCTGCGGCCGAGGGAAGCTGA
- a CDS encoding DUF481 domain-containing protein: MTLSKHAISSLSLAIALSAGITPSQADTIWLDNGDKLTGKITLLDGNKLFIDTDYAGAISVAWDKVKTFESDHGLVIQGERYKKGILYPSVKPGENRAIVASPSLANDADGPQIMPLTQITSIVAQKPLVTDFAWTGNIDAGMAHKKSSTETDNYDVTLNTKARHDTWRHNLDASYHLAKEDNVESTKNVAGEYALDKFVDENWFWQGRYQYKRDWIESIKTNRSFGLGPGYQFWDNDLGAFSLTSLVNSQTFVYRDRDDDDDFYSGALKWAYNRYLFSKSIETFTTGELGRSFDSTTPIYLKADAGLRFKLTDWSSVLMKVSRTRIESNQGNVNDTLYTMGVGVGW, encoded by the coding sequence ATGACACTATCCAAACACGCAATCTCCTCCCTCAGTCTGGCTATCGCGCTCTCCGCTGGCATAACACCAAGCCAAGCTGACACCATTTGGCTGGACAATGGCGACAAGCTAACAGGGAAAATCACGCTGCTTGACGGCAATAAACTCTTTATCGATACCGACTATGCAGGCGCTATTTCTGTGGCCTGGGACAAGGTGAAAACCTTTGAATCCGATCATGGTCTGGTCATTCAAGGCGAACGCTATAAGAAAGGTATCCTGTATCCAAGCGTAAAACCGGGTGAAAACCGCGCTATTGTCGCTAGCCCATCGCTCGCTAACGATGCTGACGGGCCGCAAATAATGCCGCTTACCCAAATCACCTCCATTGTGGCGCAGAAGCCGCTGGTGACCGATTTTGCCTGGACGGGTAATATCGACGCCGGCATGGCGCATAAGAAAAGCTCGACGGAAACCGATAACTACGACGTGACATTGAACACCAAAGCGCGTCACGATACCTGGCGTCACAATCTGGATGCCAGCTATCATTTGGCTAAGGAGGACAACGTCGAGAGCACCAAAAACGTGGCGGGTGAATATGCGCTGGATAAATTCGTGGATGAGAACTGGTTTTGGCAAGGCCGTTATCAGTACAAACGCGATTGGATCGAAAGCATTAAAACCAACCGCTCTTTCGGTCTCGGCCCAGGCTACCAGTTCTGGGACAATGACCTGGGCGCGTTTTCACTGACATCGCTGGTCAACTCGCAGACCTTTGTGTACCGCGATCGGGATGATGATGATGATTTCTACTCCGGGGCGTTGAAATGGGCCTACAACCGTTATCTGTTCAGCAAATCCATTGAAACGTTCACCACCGGTGAACTTGGGCGCTCATTTGATAGCACCACGCCCATCTATCTGAAAGCCGATGCAGGTTTACGCTTCAAATTGACCGACTGGTCTTCTGTACTGATGAAAGTATCGCGAACCCGTATCGAAAGTAATCAGGGGAATGTTAACGACACGCTGTACACCATGGGCGTTGGCGTCGGCTGGTAA
- a CDS encoding acyltransferase family protein: protein MKKVNKERFIGLEWLRFLLGCYVMIYHTIHVYPQRARIPFLSEFTSMGFFATSTFFVLSGFLLAHVYIKDGRLREPARQFWAKRLFNLYPIHIIALLSSIAVVTLMQWLAIPPEGQVASARFVIYDSNDPNVDPETLRHYMTNTQLAFNGLLQVLMLQAWNPYFLTFNAPLWSLSTLFFFYLTFPLLAPRLMNSRHPWLWMGIICLLYLVPPVWVIWQQQFGIPYTGLLQRGPLFRLPEFLAGILGYALFRHYRQQGRPPLTTGQRYALALFIGVNFLVATWLFTHGEAYWYFLLHNGLLLPAQVGLVCLSALASDPNSAWLRHWSPRLGAASLSIFALHVPLFNLFRTLEQLVRGNPLACFSAWDQCIAAAGQVQLSVIGYITFLLTTVVLCVLFQEQIVFRIKTFLAARFLSRNMPPRTA from the coding sequence ATGAAGAAGGTCAATAAGGAGCGATTTATCGGCCTGGAATGGTTACGATTTTTGCTCGGATGCTATGTAATGATTTATCACACGATCCATGTTTATCCCCAGCGCGCACGGATTCCCTTTTTGAGCGAGTTCACCAGCATGGGCTTCTTTGCCACCAGTACATTCTTCGTGCTGTCTGGCTTTCTGCTCGCGCATGTTTACATCAAGGACGGGCGCCTACGTGAACCGGCTCGTCAATTCTGGGCCAAACGTCTCTTTAATCTCTACCCTATTCATATTATTGCGCTACTGTCCTCTATTGCCGTTGTCACGTTGATGCAGTGGCTGGCCATCCCCCCGGAAGGGCAGGTTGCCAGCGCGCGTTTCGTTATCTATGACTCTAACGACCCTAACGTGGACCCCGAAACGCTGCGCCATTACATGACAAATACACAGTTGGCGTTCAACGGGTTATTACAGGTGCTGATGTTACAGGCATGGAACCCTTACTTCCTGACCTTCAATGCCCCATTATGGTCACTTTCTACCCTATTCTTTTTCTACCTGACTTTTCCCCTTCTCGCTCCACGACTGATGAACAGTCGTCATCCATGGCTATGGATGGGCATTATTTGCTTGCTATACCTCGTGCCGCCGGTTTGGGTGATCTGGCAGCAGCAGTTTGGCATTCCGTATACCGGGCTTTTGCAGCGTGGGCCGCTCTTCCGTCTGCCGGAATTTCTGGCAGGCATTTTGGGCTATGCGCTGTTTCGTCATTATCGTCAGCAGGGGCGTCCACCGCTGACGACCGGCCAGCGCTATGCGCTCGCGCTCTTTATCGGCGTGAATTTCCTTGTCGCAACCTGGTTGTTTACCCACGGTGAAGCCTACTGGTACTTTCTGCTGCACAACGGGTTGTTGCTGCCTGCTCAGGTTGGTTTAGTGTGTCTCAGCGCGCTGGCGAGTGACCCAAACAGCGCGTGGCTGCGCCATTGGTCGCCTCGCTTGGGTGCGGCGTCGCTGTCTATCTTTGCGCTGCATGTGCCGCTCTTCAATTTATTCCGAACACTGGAACAATTGGTGCGCGGCAACCCGCTGGCCTGTTTCAGCGCTTGGGACCAATGTATTGCCGCCGCAGGCCAGGTACAACTGTCTGTAATCGGCTATATCACTTTCCTGTTAACTACCGTCGTGCTCTGCGTTCTCTTTCAGGAGCAGATAGTGTTCCGCATAAAAACATTCCTGGCCGCGCGTTTTCTTAGCCGTAATATGCCTCCGCGCACTGCGTAA
- the narL gene encoding two-component system response regulator NarL: MINEDAATLLLIDDHPMLRNGVKQLISMDPELQVAGEASHGEQGVELAEQLDPDLILLDLNMPGMNGLETLTRLREKSLSGRIVVFSVSNHEDDVVNALKNGADGYLLKDMEPEDLLAALHQAASGKMVLSETLTPILAASLRENRHSSDRDIQQLTPRERDILKLLAQGLSNKVIARKLTITESTVKVHVKHLLKKMKLKSRVEAAVWVLQEKVI; encoded by the coding sequence ATGATTAACGAAGATGCCGCCACCCTACTGCTGATTGACGATCACCCGATGTTACGTAATGGCGTTAAGCAACTGATCAGTATGGACCCGGAATTGCAGGTGGCCGGTGAAGCAAGTCACGGTGAACAGGGGGTCGAGTTAGCGGAACAGCTCGATCCTGATTTGATCTTGCTCGATTTGAACATGCCTGGCATGAACGGGCTGGAAACGTTAACTCGCCTTCGGGAAAAATCGCTATCGGGCCGCATCGTCGTTTTTAGCGTGTCTAATCATGAAGATGACGTAGTTAACGCCTTGAAAAATGGTGCCGATGGCTATCTATTGAAAGATATGGAGCCGGAAGATTTATTGGCGGCGCTGCATCAGGCGGCGTCAGGGAAAATGGTACTCAGTGAAACGCTGACGCCGATCCTGGCCGCTAGCCTGCGGGAAAATCGCCACAGCAGCGATCGCGATATTCAACAGCTTACGCCGCGCGAACGCGATATCTTGAAGCTATTAGCGCAGGGATTATCCAACAAGGTGATCGCGCGTAAACTCACCATCACAGAAAGCACCGTTAAAGTTCATGTTAAACATCTGTTAAAAAAGATGAAGCTCAAATCACGCGTTGAAGCCGCCGTTTGGGTGTTGCAGGAAAAAGTCATTTAA
- a CDS encoding NarK family nitrate/nitrite MFS transporter, producing the protein MTQPSSPEKLSQSTLIREWDPENPQLWHAGGQRIAQRNLWISVPCLLLSFCVWMIFSTVAVNLNKVGFRFSTDQLFLLTALPSVSGALLRVPYAFVIPLVGGRRWTTLSTLILVIPCVWLGFAVQDPQTSYRVFVTISLLCGFAGANFASSMANISFFFPKARQGSALGINGGLGNLGVSVMQLLVPVVIFLPMLGFSGNGVVQPDGQQIWLHHAAWIWVPLLVIASIAAWFGMNDLSTANASIREQLPVLKQMHLWVLSFLYLSTFGSFIGFSAGFSMLSKTQFPDIVILYYAFFGPLLGALARPVGGMLSDRFGGVRVTLINFVLMAIFSVLLFLPLPSAHSAGSFGMFFAIFMALFLTAGLGSGSTFQMIAIIFRKITADRVKSQGGSEADAQRAAATDTAAALGFISAIGAIGGFFIPQAFGMSLELTGSPTGAMKVFVVCYVVCILVTWLFYARKQS; encoded by the coding sequence ATGACGCAGCCTTCATCGCCCGAAAAGCTATCACAAAGCACATTGATTAGAGAGTGGGATCCTGAAAACCCGCAATTATGGCACGCCGGCGGCCAGCGGATAGCCCAGCGCAATCTTTGGATCTCAGTACCATGCCTGCTGTTATCGTTTTGTGTCTGGATGATTTTTAGTACGGTGGCCGTTAATCTCAACAAAGTTGGCTTTCGTTTCTCTACCGATCAGCTCTTTTTACTGACCGCACTACCTTCCGTTTCCGGTGCGCTGTTGCGTGTTCCATACGCTTTCGTTATCCCGCTGGTTGGGGGACGTCGTTGGACGACGCTAAGTACCCTCATTCTGGTTATTCCGTGTGTCTGGCTTGGGTTTGCCGTACAGGATCCGCAAACGTCTTATCGCGTTTTCGTCACGATTTCCCTGCTGTGCGGTTTCGCTGGCGCGAATTTCGCATCGAGCATGGCCAATATCAGTTTCTTCTTTCCCAAAGCACGCCAGGGCAGCGCGCTCGGCATTAATGGCGGATTAGGTAACCTCGGCGTGAGCGTTATGCAGTTGCTGGTGCCGGTGGTGATTTTTCTGCCGATGTTGGGGTTCTCCGGCAACGGCGTAGTTCAACCCGATGGGCAACAGATCTGGCTGCACCACGCGGCCTGGATATGGGTCCCGCTTTTGGTGATCGCCTCTATCGCCGCCTGGTTTGGCATGAACGATCTTTCAACGGCGAATGCCTCAATTCGTGAACAGTTACCGGTACTTAAACAAATGCACCTTTGGGTGTTGAGTTTTTTGTATCTCTCCACCTTTGGCTCATTTATCGGTTTCTCCGCCGGTTTCAGTATGCTGTCCAAAACGCAGTTTCCAGACATCGTCATTCTCTACTATGCGTTCTTTGGGCCGCTACTGGGGGCGTTGGCACGACCGGTAGGCGGCATGTTGTCAGACCGTTTTGGCGGCGTCAGAGTCACGCTGATTAACTTCGTCCTGATGGCCATTTTCTCGGTGCTACTTTTTCTGCCGTTACCCAGTGCGCATTCAGCGGGATCATTTGGGATGTTCTTCGCCATCTTTATGGCGTTATTCCTGACGGCGGGGTTGGGGAGTGGCTCAACCTTCCAGATGATCGCGATCATCTTTCGCAAAATTACCGCGGATCGGGTGAAATCGCAGGGCGGGAGCGAGGCTGACGCACAGCGTGCGGCCGCAACGGACACGGCCGCTGCATTGGGCTTTATTTCGGCCATTGGCGCTATCGGCGGGTTCTTCATTCCGCAAGCCTTCGGCATGTCGCTGGAGCTAACCGGCTCTCCCACCGGGGCGATGAAGGTGTTTGTCGTGTGTTACGTGGTATGCATTCTGGTGACCTGGCTGTTTTATGCCAGAAAGCAAAGCTAG